A genome region from Drosophila simulans strain w501 chromosome 2R, Prin_Dsim_3.1, whole genome shotgun sequence includes the following:
- the LOC6733462 gene encoding protein RRNAD1 isoform X1 — MLVVREKLERGLELLKKYEWLLDAYVLDFFIDDHWSKLPGNWQKHLESIPLENLGELLQNENHNTQLAWPLELKNLQEELRKLCVSRVTKHPPDNSHPCSLLDHPKLKYVFLKRVKPKKHHEIIRMAEICALSQQKTPVDFIVDFGAGVGHLARVLGYGYGLRVCCYEMQPDLNQQAREIDLKLESMAAKHLSQDETRHFQRPVHLTHRLESSTTPEQFLSSIRQALQLTDDNFQFGVIGLHPCGNLGPTLMRMFLGCPQAKFLNFVGCCYQKMTTQATHPREQVHGYPLSSVLKDKNGCQLSYEAREISCHAMEVYHDRLRMGDYQHLRIHSLRAAAERIIVHQFPELRHCALRNVKYSPGMTFHQYFQKAVQGTRFEGLDSRILSNRQTETDLANWQRIVSFYTLRLMMAPLVESIILYDRCLFLMENDCQVQIEAIFDPRLSPRNHITRAVKP, encoded by the exons ATGTTGGTGGTAAGAGAAAAACTCGAAAGAGGTTTGGAGTTGTTAAAGAAATATGAATGGCTGTTGGATGCCTATGTACTG GACTTCTTCATAGACGATCATTGGAGTAAACTTCCAGGGAATTGGCAGAAGCACTTAGAAAGCATTCCTCTGGAGAACCTTGGAGAGTTGCTTCAAAATGAGAATCATAATACCCAGCTGGCATGGCCATTGGAGCTGAAGAACCTGCAAGAGGAGCTTAGGAAACTCTGCGTCAGCCGTGTAACAAAGCACCCGCCTGAT AACTCCCATCCTTGCTCACTTCTTGATCACCCAAAGCTGAAATACGTGTTCCTAAAGCGGGTTAAGCCAAAGAAGCACCATGAAATCATTCGAATGGCCGAAATCTGTGCCCTGAGTCAACAAAAAACTCCTGTGGACTTTATTGTCGACTTTGGGGCTGGTGTCGGTCACCTGGCACGTGTTTTGGGCTACGGGTATGGACTACGAGTGTGCTGCTATGAGATGCAACCTGATCTCAATCAGCAAGCAAGGGAAATTGACTTAAAGCTGGAGTCCATGGCAGCAAAACACCTGTCACAGGATGAAACCAGACACTTTCAGCGACCAGTACACCTTACACATCGGTTGGAGAGCAGCACTACGCCAGAGCAGTTCCTATCCAGTATTCGGCAGGCCCTGCAGCTAACAGACGACAATTTCCAATTTGGTGTTATAGGCCTGCATCCCTGTGGCAATCTGGGACCGACACTGATGCGCATGTTTCTCGGCTGCCCGCAGGCCAAGTTCCTCAATTTTGTGGGCTGTTGCTACCAGAAGATGACCACCCAGGCTACCCATCCCAGGGAGCAAGTGCATGGGTACCCGTTAAGCAGTGTACTCAAAGATAAAAACGGATGCCAACTCAGCTACGAGGCCCGTGAGATCTCCTGCCACGCCATGGAAGTGTATCACGATCGTCTGCGGATGGGGGACTACCAACATCTCCGCATACACTCCCTAAGAGCCGCCGCCGAGCGAATAATAGTGCATCAGTTTCCAGAGCTTCGGCACTGTGCCCTGCGAAATGTAAAGTACTCACCCGGCATGACGTTTCACCA ATATTTCCAGAAAGCCGTACAGGGTACTCGCTTTGAAGGTCTGGACAGCCGAATTTTAAGTAACCGGCAGACGGAAACAGATTTGGCCAACTGGCAACGGATAGTTTCATTCTATACACTTCGATTAATGATGGCTCCGCTGGTGGAGAGCATTATTCTTTATGATCGCTGCCTGTTTCTAATGGAAAATG ACTGCCAAGTACAGATAGAGGCCATATTCGATCCGCGCCTCTCGCCTAGAAACCACATCACCAGGGCCGTGAAACCCTAA
- the LOC6733456 gene encoding uncharacterized protein LOC6733456: MRTKHLILILIGVIIATIVFIAFGPAGEPNDSFKNIVVQTHQQFKEFQENLRVGLERKKLEIDPKYLLLLGFTSSNDAAGQQQQLDQQNVLDNGSPGQQLPKTDFSAPATKAELDLSELRGLRRPQDAVTFGSQAGDQKGQRKRITTPYNGTKSNFTIVSYVLEGQAASAILLAQNIAAKLPSEYLLIYDLGVSEEQLRDLGAYCNNSRCSVITYDLSEFPSFVADQRTHAYRPIVIKDGLMRSRSVLFLENSMRVRGGSGQLRSLQSIVMNPGVEKSGVKSAGVLGWNTATAVSSLTHPKMFDYFESKAEEFNFLRMVDLDAVFFSDSSLVTEKIMLPWLKCCLTLECIDPIGAQSNGCKFNKKPMFRYSGCHGYDASAFNIVLGLTFQMDTSEYSLPGDSPRNIFYKETLEQATRILESRRRNSSETSDHPFTDD, from the exons ATGCGCACGAAACACCTGATCCTGATACTGATCGGAGTGATAATCGCCACGATCGTCTTCATCGCATTTGGTCCAGCCGGAGAGCCGAACGACTCATTCAAGAACATCGTTGTCCAGACGCACCAGCAGTTCAAAGAGTTCCAG GAGAACCTCCGTGTTGGCTTGGAACGCAAAAAGCTCGAAATAGACCCAAAGTATTTACTTCTTCTGGGCTTCACCTCGTCAAATGACGCTGcaggccaacagcagcagctggatcAGCAAAATGTGTTGGACAACGGGTCACCAGGTCAGCAACTGCCAAAGACAGATTTTTCAGCGCCGGCTACAAAAGCGGAACTGGACCTCAGTGAGCTGCGAGGACTGCGGCGTCCACAGGATGCTGTTACCTTCGGTAGTCAGGCGGGAGATCAAAAGGGCCAGCGGAAGCGGATCACGACGCCGTACAACGGTACGAAGAGCAACTTCACAATCGTCAGCTACGTGCTGGAGGGGCAGGCCGCATCAGCCATCCTGCTGGCCCAAAATATTGCCGCCAAGCTTCCCAGCGAGTACCTGCTAATCTACGATTTGGGCGTTTCCGAGGAGCAACTACGGGACTTGGGCGCCTACTGCAATAACAGCCGATGCTCGGTGATCACCTATGATCTGTCGGAGTTTCCCTCCTTCGTCGCCGATCAGCGGACGCACGCCTACCGCCCCATTGTAATCAAGGACGGTCTTATGCGTTCCCGATCGGTTCTCTTCTTGGAAAACAGTATGCGTGTGCGTGGAGGTTCCGGCCAGCTGCGGAGTCTGCAGAGCATCGTTATGAATCCAGGAGTGGAAAAATCTGGAGTCAAGTCCGCTGGAGTCCTCGGATGGAACACAGCGACGGCGGTGTCCTCCCTGACGCATCCAAAAATGTTCGACTACTTCGAGTCGAAAGCTGAGGAGTTTAACTTTCTTCGGATGGTCGACCTGGATGCTGTCTTCTTCTCGGACAGCTCCTTGGTGACCGAGAAGATCATGCTTCCCTGGCTGAAGTGCTGCCTCACCCTCGAGTGCATCGATCCAATCG GTGCTCAATCGAATGGCTGCAAGTTCAACAAGAAGCCGATGTTCCGATACTCTGGATGCCACGGCTACGATGCGTCCGCCTTCAACATCGTGCTGGGCCTCACTTTCCAAATGGACACCTCTGAATACTCGCTGCCCGGCGACAGTCCGCGCAACATATTCTACAAGGAGACTCTGGAGCAGGCGACCCGTATACTGGAGAGCAGGCGGCGCAACAGCAGCGAGACCTCCGACCATCCTTTCACGGACGACTGA
- the LOC27206152 gene encoding calmodulin-1 has translation MSGSLTEAQIEEIREAFSLYDKERSGWVSVQQLGGVMRALGESLTEAEIYDLANECDVDFGGQVQFKDFLYVMSKRLEEQNSLVCLKQAFKIFDRNEVNSFTINEIRMVMTNLGEKMSEEDLRELFQDIDQDKDGKISFNDFVTAMRS, from the coding sequence ATGAGCGGCAGCTTGACCGAGGCCCAGATTGAAGAAATCCGAGAAGCATTCAGTCTGTATGACAAGGAACGGTCCGGATGGGTTTCTGTCCAACAGCTCGGCGGAGTAATGCGGGCCCTTGGAGAGAGTCTCACCGAGGCGGAGATCTACGACCTGGCCAACGAGTGTGACGTGGACTTCGGTGGACAGGTACAGTTCAAGGACTTTCTATACGTGATGAGCAAGCGGCTGGAGGAGCAGAACAGTCTGGTCTGCCTAAAGCAGGCCTTCAAGATCTTCGATCGCAACGAAGTGAACAGCTTTACGATTAACGAGATCCGAATGGTGATGACCAACCTGGGCGAGAAGATGTCCGAAGAGGACTTGCGCGAGTTGTTCCAGGACATTGATCAGGACAAAGATGGAAAGATCTCCTTCAACGACTTTGTTACTGCCATGCGAAGCTAG
- the LOC6733455 gene encoding protein lifeguard 2, producing the protein MDAVLVVEKSEAPGIAVQCDLLLPNGHLQRTYEFDITDVGIRRRLVRRFYSILVLQVACTLPCIELFLKYPLPYNFVMPLSMVFTVFLYTCFYVWRDWRRHGPFNYFVLLLSTLIGSFNRSVYLLNLVETHWVYIYPVILIFEILGLMLYSSQNRFRFTQIRGISIISLIFGLFLLLAYRLNRMMEVFSAMACTVEAWYIIYDTHYMLCGRHGYDIGPEEFVYAACNIHCDLPKGMWRLMKMLFFSKIVEAVRMFRECFRTEVC; encoded by the exons ATGGACGCGGTATTGGTAGTGGAAAAATCGGAAGCCCCGGGCATCGCTGTGCAATGTGACCTGCTGTTGCCCAACGGTCATTTGCAAAGGACCTATGAATTCGACATAACCGATGTTGGAATCCGACGACGCCTAGTGCGCCGATTCTACAGCATACTAGTC CTACAGGTTGCCTGCACCTTGCCCTGCATTGAGTTGTTTCTCAAATATCCTTTGCCCTACAACTTTGTCATGCCATTATCCATGGTTTTCACTGTGTTTCTGTATACGTGTTTCTACGTTTGGAGAGATTGGAGGAGACACGGACCTTTCAACTACTTTGTACTGCTGCTGAGCACATTGATCGGATCCTTCAATAGGAGCGTATATCTACTTAATTTGGTGGAGACACATTGG GTATATATTTATCCAGTCATTCTCATTTTTGAAATCTTGGGCCTAATGCTGTACTCCTCCCAGAATCGTTTTCGGTTTACCCAGATTCGCGGAATTTCCATAATCAGCCTCATCTTTGGGCTGTTCCTCCTCCTGGCCTATCGACTGAACCGGATGATGGAGGTCTTCTCCGCAATGGCCTGCACCGTGGAGGCGTGGTACATAATCTATGATACCCACTACATGCTCTGCGGCCGACATGGCTACGACATCGGGCCCGAGGAGTTCGTCTATGCAGCTTGCAACATACACTGCGATCTGCCTAAGGGAATGTGGCGACTGATGAAGATGCTCTTCTTCAGCAAAATTGTCGAGGCCGTTCGCATGTTCCGCGAATGCTTTAGGACCGAAGTTTGCTGA
- the LOC6733462 gene encoding protein RRNAD1 isoform X2 codes for MLNSHPCSLLDHPKLKYVFLKRVKPKKHHEIIRMAEICALSQQKTPVDFIVDFGAGVGHLARVLGYGYGLRVCCYEMQPDLNQQAREIDLKLESMAAKHLSQDETRHFQRPVHLTHRLESSTTPEQFLSSIRQALQLTDDNFQFGVIGLHPCGNLGPTLMRMFLGCPQAKFLNFVGCCYQKMTTQATHPREQVHGYPLSSVLKDKNGCQLSYEAREISCHAMEVYHDRLRMGDYQHLRIHSLRAAAERIIVHQFPELRHCALRNVKYSPGMTFHQYFQKAVQGTRFEGLDSRILSNRQTETDLANWQRIVSFYTLRLMMAPLVESIILYDRCLFLMENDCQVQIEAIFDPRLSPRNHITRAVKP; via the exons ATGTTG AACTCCCATCCTTGCTCACTTCTTGATCACCCAAAGCTGAAATACGTGTTCCTAAAGCGGGTTAAGCCAAAGAAGCACCATGAAATCATTCGAATGGCCGAAATCTGTGCCCTGAGTCAACAAAAAACTCCTGTGGACTTTATTGTCGACTTTGGGGCTGGTGTCGGTCACCTGGCACGTGTTTTGGGCTACGGGTATGGACTACGAGTGTGCTGCTATGAGATGCAACCTGATCTCAATCAGCAAGCAAGGGAAATTGACTTAAAGCTGGAGTCCATGGCAGCAAAACACCTGTCACAGGATGAAACCAGACACTTTCAGCGACCAGTACACCTTACACATCGGTTGGAGAGCAGCACTACGCCAGAGCAGTTCCTATCCAGTATTCGGCAGGCCCTGCAGCTAACAGACGACAATTTCCAATTTGGTGTTATAGGCCTGCATCCCTGTGGCAATCTGGGACCGACACTGATGCGCATGTTTCTCGGCTGCCCGCAGGCCAAGTTCCTCAATTTTGTGGGCTGTTGCTACCAGAAGATGACCACCCAGGCTACCCATCCCAGGGAGCAAGTGCATGGGTACCCGTTAAGCAGTGTACTCAAAGATAAAAACGGATGCCAACTCAGCTACGAGGCCCGTGAGATCTCCTGCCACGCCATGGAAGTGTATCACGATCGTCTGCGGATGGGGGACTACCAACATCTCCGCATACACTCCCTAAGAGCCGCCGCCGAGCGAATAATAGTGCATCAGTTTCCAGAGCTTCGGCACTGTGCCCTGCGAAATGTAAAGTACTCACCCGGCATGACGTTTCACCA ATATTTCCAGAAAGCCGTACAGGGTACTCGCTTTGAAGGTCTGGACAGCCGAATTTTAAGTAACCGGCAGACGGAAACAGATTTGGCCAACTGGCAACGGATAGTTTCATTCTATACACTTCGATTAATGATGGCTCCGCTGGTGGAGAGCATTATTCTTTATGATCGCTGCCTGTTTCTAATGGAAAATG ACTGCCAAGTACAGATAGAGGCCATATTCGATCCGCGCCTCTCGCCTAGAAACCACATCACCAGGGCCGTGAAACCCTAA
- the LOC6739313 gene encoding zinc carboxypeptidase, whose protein sequence is MGNKIINMPAACIGTQWLVILCVAMAASGTNLDSGICPVAGESGCRGNPPDQARYDNYRIYNVEFENQEQIELFQKLEEQSDSLTFIGHAREIGQKLSILVAAHRVADIADLLKTYKVKHRVLTYNFQEKIDRNLAEVQPESIDASQLDWRHFFHLKTIYEWLDKMAEKYPNRVTVLDMGSSTQGNAIKGVKLTSNANNKAIFIESGIHAREWISPAAATYIINQLLTSQDPKVQQLAQNYNWIIFPSVNPDGYKYTFEHDRMWRKNRQLFGTCRGVDLNRNYPDHWNSTGSSSDPTRYDYAGPSAGSELETKRLIDFIRANADKEQIKTYIALHSYSQMLMFPYGYTKERVSNYDDLQEFGKKASAAIKAESGRDYVSGSLFETIYPSSGGSMDWAHSEAGIPIAYTFELRGPPDSQDLFILPAVEIQPTASEAFTAIRTIVEAAAEKGYYK, encoded by the exons atgggaaataaaattataaatatgccAGCAGCGTGCATCGGAACACAATGGTTAGTCATTCTGTGTGTTGCGATGGCAGCGAGCGGTACTAACTTGGACAGTGGAATATGCCCGGTGGCTGGGGAATCCGGCTGCCGCGGAAATCCTCCAGACCAGGCGCGCTACGACAACTACCGCATTTACAACGTGGAGTTCGAGAACCAAGAGCAGATAGAACTTTTCCagaagctggaggagcagagCGACAGCCTCACATTCATCGGCCATGCTCGCGAGATTGGCCAGAAGTTGTCCATTCTGGTAGCGGCCCACCGCGTGGCAGATATCGCTGATCTGCTGAAGACCTACAAGGTCAAGCATAGAGTGTTG ACCTACAACTTTCAGGAGAAGATCGACCGCAATCTGGCCGAAGTTCAACCGGAAAGCATTGATGCCTCTCAGCTCGACTGGCGGCACTTCTTCCACCTGAAGACCATCTACGAGTGGCTGGACAAAATGGCCGAGAAGTACCCAAATCGCGTGACCGTACTGGATATGGGCAGCAGCACCCAGGGCAACGCAATCAAGGGCGTAAAGCTGACCAGCAATGCTAATAACAAGGCCATCTTCATTGAGAGTGGAATTCATGCCAGGGAGTGGATTTCCCCAGCCGCGGCCACTTACATCATCAACCAGCTTCTGACCTCCCAGGATCCGAAGGTGCAACAACTGGCCCAGAACTACAACTGGATTATCTTCCCCTCTGTGAATCCCGATGGCTACAAGTACACATTCGAGCACGACCGAATGTGGCGCAAGAACCGTCAGCTGTTTGGCACCTGCCGCGGCGTGGATTTAAACAGAAACTACCCCGACCACTGGAACTCGACGGGATCCAGCAGCGATCCCACCCGCTACGATTATGCAGGACCCTCCGCTGGAAGCGAACTGGAGACCAAGCGCTTGATAGATTTCATACGCGCAAATGCGGACAAAGAGCAAATAAAGACATACATCGCTCTTCACTCCTACTCTCAAATGCTAATGTTCCCATATGGTTACACCAAGGAGCGGGTGTCCAACTACGATGACCTGCAGGAGTTCGGCAAAAAGGCATCGGCCGCAATCAAGGCGGAGAGCGGTAGGGATTACGTGAGTGGTAGTCTGTTCGAGACCATCTACCCGTCGAGCGGCGGCAGCATGGATTGGGCGCATTCAGAGGCGGGTATTCCGATTGCCTACACCTTCGAGCTGCGTGGTCCGCCAGACAGCCAGGACTTGTTCATTCTGCCCGCCGTGGAGATCCAGCCCACGGCCAGCGAAGCCTTCACTGCCATTCGTACCATCGTGGAGGCGGCGGCCGAAAAGGGCTACTACAAGTAA
- the LOC27206151 gene encoding calmodulin: MEDISHEERVLILDTFRILDKDNEGAITSKEMAVVIRALGRQPNDAEVQSMINEVDSEGNGSIVATEFCNVILRKMRDTNHEDELREAFRIFDKDNNGYITTTELKNVFTSLGVKLSDDELEELVREYDLDQDNHINYEEFVNMMTMR; this comes from the coding sequence ATGGAGGATATTTCGCACGAGGAACGAGTCCTGATCCTTGACACCTTCCGCATTTTGGACAAGGACAACGAGGGCGCTATAACTTCTAAAGAGATGGCGGTGGTGATTCGCGCCCTGGGTCGCCAGCCCAACGACGCCGAGGTTCAGTCCATGATCAATGAGGTGGATTCGGAGGGAAACGGATCCATCGTGGCTACGGAGTTCTGCAATGTGATTCTGCGCAAGATGCGCGACACCAACCACGAGGACGAGCTGCGCGAAGCTTTCCGAATTTTCGACAAGGATAACAATGGCTACATCACCACCACCGAGCTAAAAAATGTGTTCACGTCGCTGGGCGTGAAGCTTAGCGACGACGAGTTGGAAGAATTGGTACGCGAGTACGACTTGGATCAGGACAATCACATAAATTACGAAGAGTTCGTCAACATGATGACAATGCGATAG
- the LOC6733453 gene encoding protein lifeguard 1: MDSPKKETGFLDKASLYAWFNFVPLPENSDRYPPISLSAPPSTENESQDTNSDPKDGEHLVENGIITHDLIVKSNVFQDPAIRMGFVRKVFGILLVQLLFTLAVIAIFSYHQPTKDFMQENFLLVLVAMIVNIIVLSTIVCVENVRRRHPVNLICLALYTFTMSVLLGTASSLMDSNVVISAVAITTLLVIALSIYAVQTKYDYTAAGGVILTFVLILLVLSVCGLWMPDFVDSLPITCLCTFIGCFFLIADMQSIVGGNRSEQLDPEEYVFAALTLYVDVVRLFIYILRILEKFY, from the exons CGTGGTTTAATTTTGTGCCATTACCCGAAAACTCTGACCGTTACCCACCGATTTCATTGTCAGCCCCTCCTTCTACGGAAAACGAGTCCCAGGACACGAATTCCGATCCAAAAGATGGAGAACACTTGGTCGAAAATGGGATTATTACCCACGATTTGATTGTTAAAAGCAATGTATTCCAGGACCCCGCTATACGCATGGGATTCGTCCGCAAGGTTTTTGGAATCCTTTTG GTCCAATTACTATTCACGTTGGCTGTGATAGCAATATTTTCTTACCACCAACCCACCAAGGACTTTATGCAGGAGAACTTCCTCCTAGTTCTTGTCGCCATGATCGTTAACATAATCGTTCTGAGCACGATCGTTTGTGTGGAGAACGTGCGACGAAGGCATCCTGTCAACCTGATTTGCCTGGCTCTGTATACCTTCACCATGTCGGTGCTCCTGGGGACCGCATCGAGCCTAATGGATTCCAACGTGGTAATCTCGGCCGTGGCCATTACCACACTCCTTGTCATCGCTCTTTCCATCTACGCCGTGCAAACCAAATACGATTACACAGCTGCTGGAGGGGTCATATTGACCTTTGTGCTAATCCTCCTCGTCTTATCAGTGTGTGGTCTTTGGATGCCCGATTTCGTAGACAGCTTGCCAATAACTTGCCTATGCACCTTTATTGGCTGCTTTTTCCTAATCGCCGATATGCAGTCGATAGTGGGCGGCAATCGTTCGGAACAGTTGGATCCCGAGGAATACGTATTCGCGGCTCTCACTCTGTACGTCGATGTGGTTCGCCTATTCATTTACATCCTTCGAATTTTAGAAAAATTCTATTAG
- the LOC27207035 gene encoding uncharacterized protein LOC27207035 codes for MPVLFQGLSKSTHSPALVAKQKMLFRHARKYFSRARINAGSEYYKVPPKPVNGKLKHLAMPLVTPKRGRNLRDSNIPKWRSFKIYIRELTQMYTPKKSELKNLKSKEIAPRVSGKQFIDPRTQNSIKIEKYKIKPPMSLSVPTATSSKVSAVGLLHGLISRFVFTQKRTKKLKKRSQLNNFQPKKTYKRRIINKSKVFKLPPQHQKRRKNEVDNNLKEVVSVMQELGEFKGIKTPKKVTERRHRTILRKFSRNALNLQTAHKNLSKYKISTGEIQRDTTYPEPSKTPAKRIKTNEFKKESQLNLKPKKTYKRSIVNQSKLSKLSVQHQKRRKSEVSNKLKEVVSVMQELDDFKDIKTPKRQEEKMNRTILKKFSGSAVSLQDAFADLLKYTVPTRETRRDSKTPAKRIRNNEYKMTKSSGNKGFDFKLGKGLKIHDYGFKNLKRAVSKQDTINDSKSHTPREAEIISNRKAFRTMDTNLRNFTRQTATNIFINVDRLSDKKVGSKLELLEQLNRLEILKHGISDNFEYFNESVSPLGYEISEKLNRTFASIKRINQSRTNAEMFISDGRDSPLDFLTYDDDQGKYVPLAEEKPQPPNRRRKKRSKQFVVPQTDAGTQTECECEICSSLQKYKTEKDSPLLIEMAMKRDFLDQRQYYMENLKNRKLTAPVSEKRQSISLTKPNQSDCQIYKDVHFDSHYPKIISETFENLTSPLPFDNYTRELFKAYKALDVTKILSQCYQTLFEAEQRTNGILPNTFDP; via the coding sequence ATGCCAGTACTTTTTCAAGGCCTATCAAAATCAACGCATAGTCCAGCGCTTGTGGCCAAGCAGAAAATGTTGTTCAGGCATGCTCGCAAATATTTTAGCAGGGCGAGGATAAACGCTGGTTCAGAGTACTATAAAGTACCCCCAAAACCAGtgaatggaaaattgaaaCATCTTGCCATGCCTTTGGTTACTCCTAAAAGGGGCCGGAACTTACGAGATTCGAATATTCCGAAGTGGAGGAGCTTCAAGATTTACATCAGGGAACTTACACAGATGTATACCCCTAAGAAGAGTGagttgaaaaatttaaaatcaaaggAAATTGCCCCTAGAGTGAGCGGGAAACAATTCATTGACCCAAGGActcaaaactcaattaaaatcgaaaaatacaAGATCAAGCCCCCAATGAGTCTTTCTGTACCTACAGCAACAAGCTCAAAAGTATCTGCCGTGGGTCTTCTTCATGGACTAATTAGTAGGTTTGTCTTTACCCAAAAGCGAACCAAAAAACTTAAGAAAAGAAGTCAACTTAATAATTTCCAGCCTAAGAAAACGTATAAAAGGAGAATCATTAACAAATCAAAAGTCTTCAAATTACCTCCACAACATCAAAAACGAAGGAAAAATGAAGTAGATAATAATCTGAAAGAAGTTGTTTCAGTTATGCAGGAGCTGGGCGAGTTTAAAGGTATAAAGACTCCCAAAAAGGTGACGGAGAGAAGGCATCGAACTATTTTAAGGAAGTTTTCCCGAAACGCCCTTAACTTGCAAACCGCGCATAAAAATCTATCAAAGTACAAGATTTCAACAGGAGAAATACAACGCGATACAACATATCCTGAACCATCGAAGACACCAGCAAAGAGAATCAAAACCAACGAATTTAAGAAAGAAAGTCAACTTAATCTCAAACCTAAAAAAACGTATAAGAGGAGCATCGTTAACCAATCTAAACTCTCCAAATTATCCGTACAACATCAAAAACGAAGGAAAAGTGAAGTGTCAAATAAACTGAAAGAAGTTGTTTCAGTTATGCAGGAGCTGGACGATTTTAAAGATATAAAGACTCCCAAAAGGCAGGAGGAGAAAATGAACCGAACTATTTTAAAGAAGTTTTCCGGAAGCGCCGTTAGTTTGCAAGACGCTTTTGCAGATCTATTAAAGTACACGGTTCCAACTAGAGAAACACGACGCGATTCGAAGACACCAGCAAAAAGAATCAGAAACAACGAATATAAGATGACCAAATCCTCTGGGAACAAAGGATTTGACTTTAAGCTAGGCAAAGGACTAAAAATCCACGACTATGGTTTCAAGAATCTCAAGAGGGCAGTTTCCAAGCAAGATACTATCAATGATTCCAAATCACACACACCAAGGGAGGCAGAAATTATTTCTAACCGCAAAGCCTTCCGTACCATGGACACGAATCTGAGGAATTTCACTAGACAAACTGCTACTAACATCTTTATTAACGTTGACAGGCTCAGCGACAAGAAAGTTGGCTCAAAGTTAGAACTTTTGGAGCAACTAAATCGATTAGAGATTTTAAAACACGGCATTAGCGACAATTTTGAGTACTTTAATGAATCTGTTTCGCCGTTGGGCTATGAGATTtctgaaaaattaaatagaacATTTGCGTCGATCAAAAGAATTAATCAGTCCAGGACGAATGCGGAAATGTTTATTTCAGACGGCAGAGATTCACCCTTGGACTTCTTGACTTACGATGACGATCAAGGCAAGTATGTTCCCTTGGCCGAGGAGAAACCCCAACCACCCAATCGTCGAAGAAAGAAACGATCTAAACAATTTGTCGTTCCCCAAACTGACGCAGGTACCCAGACCGAATGCGAGTGTGAAATTTGCAGCTCGTTGCAAAAATATAAGACTGAAAAAGATTCACCTCTGCTAATCGAAATGGCAATGAAAAGAGATTTCTTGGATCAACGACAATACTACATGGAAAATCTCAAGAATAGAAAATTAACAGCACCTGTTTCAGAAAAAAGACAATCGATCTCTTTAACTAAGCCCAATCAAAGCgattgtcaaatttacaaagATGTACATTTTGACTCTCATTACCCAAAAATCATTTCCGAAACCTTTGAGAACCTTACATCTCCCCTTCCATTTGATAACTACACACGAGAACTATTTAAGGCTTACAAGGCACTCGATGTGACAAAAATTCTATCCCAATGCTATCAAACACTTTTTGAAGCCGAGCAACGAACGAACGGAATATTACCAAATACCTTTGATCCTTAA